Sequence from the Qipengyuania pelagi genome:
CGCGTCCCACAGGGCCATGGGCAGCCGGTCGGCGGGGAGGATGGGCCAGCGCTTGAGAGCGGGATGGCGGATCAGGGCAGCGCTCATTTCATGGTCTCCGCGTGTGCTGCGGCGCATTCGCGCGCGACTTCGACGTCGTCGAAGGGGTGGACCTTCATATTCTCTCCCGAACCGATGATCTGTCCCTGTTCGTGCCCCTTGCCGGCGACGAGGACGATGTCCCCCTCGCCCGCTTCGGCGATGGCGCGCGCGATCGCATCGCGCCGCCCGCCGATTTCCAATGCCTCTCCGCTGACGCCCTGCATCACCGCCGCGCGGATCGCGCTCGGCTCTTCGCCGCGGGGATTGTCGTCGGTAACGATGACGAGGTCCGACCCTTGCGAGGCCGCTTCGCCCATCGGCGCGCGCTTGCCGTGATCGCGGTCGCCGCCAGCGCCGAACACGGTGATGAGACGCGCCCCATCCTTGGCCGCAACATGCGGGCGCAAAGCCGCGATGGCAGCGGTCAGCGCATCCGGCGTGTGGGCGTAATCGACATAGACCGGCGCGCCGCTCGGCGCGATGACCGCGCGTTCGAGGCGTCCGCGCACAGGCTGGAGTCGTGCGACCGCGTCCCAGACCCGGCCCGCATCGATCCCGCTCGCCAGCGCCAGCCCGGCGGAGACGAGGGCGTTCGAGACCTGATAGGCTCCGATCAGCGGAAGGCGGAAAGTGCGAGTCTGTCCGTCATGTTCAACAGTCAGGTCCTGACCCAACGCCGTCGCCTCGCGCGAGACGAGGCGGATGCCCTCGCCCTTTTCGCCCACGGTGAACGGAGTCAGCCCGCGTTTTTCGGCGTGTTCGATGGCGCGCGCGGTCCATTCGCCGCTGTCGCTTCCGCGCCAGATCACTGCCGTCGCGCCATCACTCGCGACCTCGTCGAACAGCCGCATCTTGGCGAGGAAATACTCCTCCATATCGGCATGGTAATCGAGGTGATCGCGGCTGAAATTGGTGAAGGCGACGGCTTCGACGGGCACGCCCTCATTGCGGAACTGGGAGAGGCCGTGGCTCGATGCCTCATACGCGACATGCGTCACGCCCTCGCGCGCCAGCCCGCTGAGATTCGACAGGAAGGTCACGATGTCGGGCGTGGTCAGCCCGGTCGACACGCTGCCATCGGGGGTCGTCACGCCGAGCGTCCCGATGCTCGCCGCGCGCTCGCCCGCCATGCGCCAGATCTGGCGGGTCATCTCGACCGTCGAGGTCTTCCCGTTCGTCCCCGTCACCGCGACGATATGCGCCGGGACGGGGGTGAAGAAGCGCGCCGCAAGCTGCGCGAAGGTGCGGCGCGGTTCGGGATCGGCGATATGGACCGCGCCCTCGACCTTCGCTTCGGGCCGGGCGATCACCGCCACCGCTCCCGCCTCGATCGCGGCGGCAATGAAATCCTCTCCATTCACGCGCGCGCCCTGAAACGCGCCGAAAACGGTGCCGGGCGCGACCTTGCGGTTGTCGATGGCGAAGCCGGTCACCTCGGCCTCGCCATTGGCCGGACAGGCGAGACCCGCCTCCGCGCAGAGCTTCGCCAGCTTCACCGGTTCGCCTCGGGGATCAAAGGCTTGATGTCGGAAATGTCGATGTCGCGCGTGTTGTCGGGCCGCACGCCGAGCATCGGGCCGATGCGCGGCACAAGGCGGCCGACGATCGGCGCGGCGTTCCAGGCGGCGGTGCGCTGGAAGCTGGAGGCGAGCGTGCCCTGCGGCTCGTCCAGCATGGCGATCACGACATAGCGCGGGCGATCCATCGGGAAAGCGGCGGCGAAAGTCGAAACCAGCGTCGAACGGCGATAACCGCCCGCGCCCGGCTTTTCGGCGGAGCCCGTCTTGCCGCCCACGCGGAAGCCCGGCGCGTCGGCGTTCTTGCCCGTCCCGTAAATGGTGGTTGCGCGCAGGATCTGGTTCATCCGCGCCGAGGTCGAGGCCTTGAACACGCGGCGGCCTTCGGGCGCTTCGCCGGGCTTCAGCTTGTGCAGCGTCGCAGGGCGCCACACACCGCCATTGACCATCGTCGCATAGGCGCTGGCGAGGTGCAGCGGCGTGACCGCGATGCCGTGGCCGAAGCTGACCGTCATGCTCCTGAGGCGCGGCCATTTGTCGCCCGGCCAGATCGGGAAGCCCTTGGCGGGCAGCTCGATATGCGGGCGCTCTGCCATACCCATGTCCATCATGTACTGGCGCAGCTTTTCCGGGCCGAGCTTGTCGGCGATGCGCGCGGTGACGGTGTTGGACGAATGGATCAGTGTGCTCGGCACGTTGAGGCTCGCGCCGAGATAATGGCTGTCCTTGATCGCGAAGCGCCCGACCTTGACCGGCGAGGCGTCCCAATGGGCGCCCAGATCGCGCACCACGCCCGCATCGATCGCAGCGGCGACCGAGAGCGGCTTGAAGGTCGAGCCGAGTTCGTAGACCTGATTGGTCACGCGGTTGAACATCAGCGATGCGCCGCGCTCGTCGATCTTGTTGGGGTCGAATTCGGGCAGCGAAGCCAGCGCCATCACCTCGCCCGTGTCGACGTCCAGCACGATGCCCGCGCCGCCCTTGGCATCGACCAGTTTCATGCCCCGGCGCAATTCGTCCTCGAGCGCGCCCTGCACCCGCATGTCGATCGACAGCGCAACCGGGATACCACGGCTGGCCGGATCGCTCAGCTGCTCGTCGAGCACCTGCTCCATCCCGACGCGCCCATGCCCGTCCGCCGCGACGTAGCCGAGAATATGCGCCGCCATCGAACCTTGCGGATAATGCCGGTCGTTCTCCTGTGGCATTTCCAGCGCGAGTTCGCCGATATCCTGCACGCGGTTGGCTTCTTCGGGCAGCACCCGGCGGCGCAGATACCCCGCCTTGCCCGAAGCGAGCTGTTCCGCGACACGCGTCTCGTCGAGATCGGGGAAGATCGCCTTGAGTTCTGCGGCCACCGTCTGCGGGCTGCGCACCAGCGGCGATCCATCCTCGCCCAGCGCTTCGGGATTGAACCAGAGCGCATAGGCCGGGAAGGCGCGCGCCAGCGGGACGCCGTTGCGATCAACGATTTCGCCGCGATCGGGCAGCAGCGCGTCTTCCAAAGAGGTCGCAGCCACCGCACGATCCGATCCACCGAGAAAGGCGATCCGCACCAGCGCCATCATCGCCACGAACACGAAGGCGAGTACGATCCACAGGACGCGCAATTTGGCCTGCGCGAGCGAGTTCTGGCGGATGCCCGCCAGTTGCACGCGCGCCTGCGGCATGGCGGCGCCGAAACTGGCAGCGGCGCTCGACCGGGTGATGGGGGAATAGGCGTTCACTGACCGCTATCCGCCAAGGCGCTCGGCAGAGCGGGCGAGCGGGCGAGGCGCTGCGTCAGATTGCCTGCCGCCTCGTAGCCGCCGGCATTCAAGCGGCCTTCCTCGTCATCACCGGATTTTTCCTCATCATCGAGCCAGTCGGCGAACAGGCTCTCTTCGGCCTGCGGACGCGCCTTGGCGACGCGGATCGGATCGGGCGCGTCGAGCCCACGCGGCAGACCGAGCACGGCCAGCTCGCGCTCGCTTTCGAGATATTGATCGGCGCGCGGCGCGACATAGCCGAATTCGACCGCGTTCCACTGCGACAGCTGGCGCTGGCTGGCGCGGGTCTGGAATTCGACTTCCAGCATGAGGGTCTGGCGTTCGAGCGCGATGATCTGGCGTTCGGCCAGACGCACCTCGCTCTTCACCGCATTCACCTTGAAGGTCAGCGCGAGGAAGGCGGCGAGACACAGGCTCAGCGCCAGCATCCATCCGATCTGGCGGATGCGGCTGCCATGCGGGAGAGAAGGCGGGGCGCTGGCCATCAGGCGGCCTCCCTCACGGGCGCGGCGCTGCGGAGGGCGTGCCGCAGGACCGAGGAGCGCGCGCGAGGGTTGCGCGCGATCTCGGCTTCGGTGGGGCGGATCGCCTTGCTGACGCGGGTGAAGGCGGGAACGAACGCCTCGACCTGCGGCAGATGGCGCGAGGCGGGGGGCGCACTCGACGCGTCGCGCAGGAAGCGTTTGACAATGCGATCTTCGAGGCTGTGGAAGCTGACCACGGCCAGCCGCCCGCCTTCGCTCAGCAGCGTTTCCGCGGCGACGAGGCCCTGCTCCAACTCGTCCAGCTCGCCATTCACATGGATGCGCACCGCCTGGAAGCTGCGCGTCGCCGGGTCCTTCTTGTCGTGCGGCTTGTGGCCCAAGGCCTTGCGCACGACGCGGGCGAGATCGCCGGTCGTTTCGAGCGGGCGCGCGGCCACGATGGCGCGGGCGACGCGGCGCGACTGGCGCTCCTCGCCATAGAGATACAGCACGTCGGCGATCTGATCGGCATCGGCGGTATTGAGGAAATCGGCGGCGCTTTCGCCGGTCTGGCTCATCCGCATGTCGAGCGGGCCGTCATGCGAGAAGGCGAAGCCGCGCTCCGCCTGGTCGAGCTGCATCGAGGATACGCCGATATCCATCACGACCCCGTCGACCCTCGCCACGCCTGCTTCGGCCAGCGCGCCGACCATCTGCGAGAAGCGATACGGGTGCAGCGTCAGGCGATCTGCATATTGGTCGACCATCGCGGCGCCATTGGCGATCGCATCGGGGTCGCGGTCGAAGGCGTGGACCTGCGCCCCCTTGTCGAGGATCGCGCGCGTATAGCCGCCCGCCCCGAAGGTCGCGTCGACGATCACGTCGCCCGGCTTGGGATCGAGCGCGGCGATCACCTCGTCGAGGAGGACAGGGATATGAGGCTCGCTCACTTGCGCTTGGCCTTCGCTTCCGCCTCGGCGACCAGCGCCTGGCAGGCGGCCTTGGCGGCGGCCCAATCGTCACCCATGCGCATCAGTTCATCAGGGTTCCAGACGGTGAAGAACCGCCCGCCGCCCTGGAAATAGAGCCCGTCCCCGATATCGGCGAGACCGCGCAGGTAATCCGGCATGACGAACCGCCCGCTATCGTCGAAGGGAAGTTCGGCAAAGCCGTTCAACTGGCTGGACCGGGTTTCCCGATCGAAATCGCGCTGGAACTTGAACGCCATTTCTTCCTCGCGATCGAGCTGCGCTTCGAATTCGAGTTTGCGGGACAGGCCGAAACCGACGAGGCAGTTCCAGCGATCGTGCTTGGTCAGACATAGGGTGCGGGAATCGCTGCTTTCCTTCACCGCCTTGCGAAACAGCGGCGGAAGGACATAGCGGCCCTTATCGCCCGCAGGCGAATAGGCTTGTCCGCTGTATCCCCCGAAAAGCACCCGCTCCGGCCCCCGTCACACGCAAAAAATCCAGCTCCTGCATCAGACGCACCTCACCCGCCGCCGAAAGCACCCACAAGCTCGCAGCGTGCCCCGCATCATGGACGCGGAACGGAGTCGGTCTGTCCGATGTGTGAAAAGGAATACAGCGGGAGCGCTGGGGATGGAAGGGAAAAGTGCGGGATATTTGGGGATTGACGTTCAAATACCTGTTTTATCTATATTTTTGATCGAGCCATCATTGTGCGGACGCGCCCCCTCGCGGATCGCATAATCTGCGTATAGATCGGGAAAAAAGGGCGAAATTGCGCGGTTTCCGGCCCCATTTCGCAGCGGGATGGAAGCGGTTCTCGTGAAGGCAGGACGCCGCCAAACGGCCGCTCCCGCAATTTCCCCGAACCGGGAATCAGCCTTCGAAGCCGCTTTCGAGAAGGCCCGTCAGCGCCGCTTCGCGAATTTGGCGTTCGGAATGCTCTGCGCTCGCCTTGTCTTCGGCGTGTTGGCCTGCGTTATGGTCATCTTCGTCGAGGATTGCGGCGTCGGCGATCAACAGCGCACCGCCCTTACCGATCGTGCAGCGAGCCATCAGGCGCGTATCGGACAGGGCGCATTCGGCCTCGCCCCCTGCGTCACGCGCAGCGAAAGTCCCGGATATCCGCGTTGGAACCGACAGCCCGAACGCATCGACCACCCGCTCTTCGTCGTCCTGGCTCGTGTCCATTTCCAGTTCGAGGCCCCATCGCGCCAGGATCGGAGACAGCAGCGCGACATCATGGGGGCGACGCGGATCGCCCAGCCGGTATTCGGAATGGCGCGTCAGCATGGGGTCGGCGAAAAGGATCACCCGCCCACCTTCGCGCACCCAATCGTCGAGCGCGACATTCTCTTCCGGCGACAAAGCACGCGGCTGGGCGAGGATCAGGCGGTCCAGCGGCGCGAGCGTTTCGGGCGTCAGCACATCGAGCGGTTCGAGCGCATAATCGCGCTCCAGGAGGGCGCGCACCCAGTTCGCACCCTGATCCTGATTCAGCAGATCGGAAAACTCGACCGCCTCGTTCCAATAGATCGGCAGAGTCGACATGAGGCCCAGGCGAGGCTGCGCCATCTGCTCGCCAACCTGCTCAACCGCCGGATCGGCATCGGCGCTGGCGGAACATGCCGTGCACGCTATCAGCACCGCACCGAGCGCCAGGGCCGCCCCGCGCGATCGCGAGACGCTATTGCGGCCCAAGATCGTCGCTTCCGCCCCGTTCCGGCAGGATCGGCGCTTCGCCATCGGGGGCCGGTTGCGGCGTCGGGCTGGCGGGAAGATCGGGAACGACGCCCGCATCGACCAGCGGATCGGATCGGCTTGGCGTGGCAGCGGGCTGGTTGGTGGACACCGCTTCGGGAACCGAGGTCCGCTCGGTTTCGGCGGCGCGGCTTTCGATCAGATCGACCAGCCCGACCAGCAACAGCGTTCCGGCAAGCCCGGCAAGGCCCACCTGGAGCCTTTGCGCCGTCTGCCCGCGCGTCCCGCCGAGCGGTACGCTGGCCGAAGCGGCCGAGAAACCGGCGGCCGAAGGATCGGACACGCTATCGGCGGGGCGGGCTTTGCGTCGGGGATCGAACAGGCGAGCCATCGGGCCAATTAGGATGCGAGGCGCCATCGGGTCAATCGCCTTGACGCCAAGGATCGCCCAGAAGGGTCAGGCCGCCCCTTCCAGCCAGTCGAACACCGGCAGGTCCTTGGAACGCAGCCAATCGGCGTTGTAGAGCGTCGAGAGGTAGCGGAAACCCGTATCGCACAGGATCGTCGCGACGCGCGGATCCTCGTGACCCTGCGCTTTCAACTGGCGGCCCAGCGCCACCGCGCCCGCCACGTTGATGCCGCTCGACAGGCCGAGGCAGAGCCCCTCTTCGCGCAGCAGGCGGCGGACCCATTCGAGGCCTTCCTCGTCCGAAATGCGGAACTGGGTGTCGATCGGCGCGCCTTCGAGATTGCCGGTTATGCGCCCCTGCCCGATCCCTTCCGCAACCGAGGACCCTTCCGATTTCAGCTCGCCATGCGCGTAGTAATCGTAGAGCGCGGCGCCATGCGGATCGGTCAGCGCGATCGTGACGGTCTCGTCGAATTGCTTGAGGCCCATGCCGACGCCCGCGATCGTGCCGCCCGTGCCGGCAGCGCAGGTGAAGCCGTCGATCCGGCCCTCCATCTGCTCCCACAATTCCTTCGCCGTACCCTCGATATGGGCCTTGCGGTTGGCGGTGTTGTCGAACTGGTTAGCCCAGATCGCGCCTTCAGTCTCTTCGGCGAGACGGCGGCTGGTGTGAACGAAATGGTTGGCGTCGGAATATTTCGTCGGGGGTACGGTGACCAGCTCCGCGCCCAGAGCGCGCAGCGTGTCCATCTTCTCCTTCGACTGGTTGTCCGGCATGACGATGATCGTGCGATAGCCGAGCGCATTGGCGACAAGCGCGATGCCGATCCCGGTATTGCCCGCCGTGCCTTCTACCACCGTTCCACCCGGCTTTAATTCGCCGCGCGCCTCGGCATCGCGGACGATATAGAGCGCGGCGCGATCCTTCACGCTCGCGCCCGGATTGGCGAATTCGCATTTGCCGAAAATGTCGCAACCGGCAGCCTCGCTCGGCCCGGCGAGGCGGACGAGCGGCGTGTTGCCGATGAGATCGAGCGTATCGGCTCGTAGGGGAATGGCAGTCATACCGAAGACGTAGGCAGTCGCTCCGGCGGTCGCAAACTAGATGCGCTTGCAGGCCGCAAAGCGATCCGCAATCAGTCTTCCGCCGCGATCGTCACCTTGAGACCGTCGAGATCGCCGGTGAAGGGGATCTGGCAGCCGAGGCGTGAATTGGCGTCTCGATGATCGGAGGATTCGAGCAGATCGTCCTCGTCCTCGCTCATCGCGGGCAGCTTGTCCTGGAAGGCCGGATCGATATGGACGTGGCAGGTCGCGCACGAACAGCAGCCGCCGCACAGCGCCAGCAGCTCGTCGAAGCCGTTGTCGCGGATCGCTTCCATGACGGTCAGCCCGTCCGCGACGTCGATCTCGGATGTCTCGCCTTCGCGGGTGGTTACGATCAGCTTGGGCATTGTCGCGGCCTCGTTCCTGTGGTTTGCCAGTCGTCGCGCTGCTAGGGCGCGAGCCGACATTTGGCAAGGAGCGTGGCGCGCCGGCATGGGACTGACCGCGGAGCAATTACGGGACGGGATCGACGCGGTCGTGGCGCGGGAGCCGCGCGTAGCCGCTGCGCTCGCCAAGGCAGGCTATCCCGAACCGCGCCTGCGCGACACCGGCTACAAGACGCTGCTGCGCACGATCGTCGGCCAGCAGGTCTCGGTCGCCGCGGCGGCATCGGTGTGGACCAGGCTGGAAGCCGAACTGGGTGAGGATTTCACCCCCGCCTGCCTGCTCGAACGCGATTTCGACACGTTGCGGGCCTGCGGCCTGTCCCGCCAGAAACAGGGCTATGCCCGATCGCTCTGCGAACTGGTCGCGGAAGGGGAGCTGGATTTCGAAAGCCTGCCCGCCGATGACGAGGCGGCGATCGCGGAGCTGACCAGGATCAAGGGGATCGGGCGCTGGTCGGCGGAAATCTATCTTCTGTTTGCCGAAGGACGCCCCGATATCTGGCCTGCGGGCGATCTCGCCGTGCAGGTGGGCTTGGGCAAACTGCTCGGCCTCGCCGAACGCCCGAGCGAGAAAGAAACCCGCGCGCTGGCCGAGCACTGGCGCCCGCATCGCGGGGCGATGGCCATCTTCACCTGGCATATCTACAATAATCCGGCGCTATAGGCCGAAAACGGGAGAGACACGACATGGCGGACCGCAAGGCCATCTTTATCAGCGGCGGGGGCTCCGGCATCGGCCGCGCGATCGCGATCCGCTTCGGGCGCGAGGGCTGGTTCGTCGGCCTCGGCGATATCGACGCGCATGGCATGGCCGTGACCGAGGATTTCCTCCCCGGCGGTTATTCCTACACTCACAAGCTCGATGTCCGCGACCGCGCGGCGTGGGACGATGCGCTGAACGGCTTCGCCATGGCGGCGGGCGGCCGGATCGACGTAGTCGTGAACAATGCGGGCATTCCGCTCGGCGGCGCATTGATGGAGAATGCGACCGACGAGATCGAGCGCTGCCTCGACATCAACCTAAAGGGCGTATTGTTCGGGGCGCAGGCGGCCTATCCGCATTTGAAGAAGACGGCGCCGGGTTCCTGCCTGCTCAACACCGCCAGCGCTGCGGGCATTTACGGGACGCCG
This genomic interval carries:
- a CDS encoding UDP-N-acetylmuramoyl-L-alanyl-D-glutamate--2,6-diaminopimelate ligase, with the translated sequence MKLAKLCAEAGLACPANGEAEVTGFAIDNRKVAPGTVFGAFQGARVNGEDFIAAAIEAGAVAVIARPEAKVEGAVHIADPEPRRTFAQLAARFFTPVPAHIVAVTGTNGKTSTVEMTRQIWRMAGERAASIGTLGVTTPDGSVSTGLTTPDIVTFLSNLSGLAREGVTHVAYEASSHGLSQFRNEGVPVEAVAFTNFSRDHLDYHADMEEYFLAKMRLFDEVASDGATAVIWRGSDSGEWTARAIEHAEKRGLTPFTVGEKGEGIRLVSREATALGQDLTVEHDGQTRTFRLPLIGAYQVSNALVSAGLALASGIDAGRVWDAVARLQPVRGRLERAVIAPSGAPVYVDYAHTPDALTAAIAALRPHVAAKDGARLITVFGAGGDRDHGKRAPMGEAASQGSDLVIVTDDNPRGEEPSAIRAAVMQGVSGEALEIGGRRDAIARAIAEAGEGDIVLVAGKGHEQGQIIGSGENMKVHPFDDVEVARECAAAHAETMK
- a CDS encoding DNA-3-methyladenine glycosylase family protein, coding for MGLTAEQLRDGIDAVVAREPRVAAALAKAGYPEPRLRDTGYKTLLRTIVGQQVSVAAAASVWTRLEAELGEDFTPACLLERDFDTLRACGLSRQKQGYARSLCELVAEGELDFESLPADDEAAIAELTRIKGIGRWSAEIYLLFAEGRPDIWPAGDLAVQVGLGKLLGLAERPSEKETRALAEHWRPHRGAMAIFTWHIYNNPAL
- a CDS encoding division/cell wall cluster transcriptional repressor MraZ, with protein sequence MLFGGYSGQAYSPAGDKGRYVLPPLFRKAVKESSDSRTLCLTKHDRWNCLVGFGLSRKLEFEAQLDREEEMAFKFQRDFDRETRSSQLNGFAELPFDDSGRFVMPDYLRGLADIGDGLYFQGGGRFFTVWNPDELMRMGDDWAAAKAACQALVAEAEAKAKRK
- the rsmH gene encoding 16S rRNA (cytosine(1402)-N(4))-methyltransferase RsmH, which translates into the protein MSEPHIPVLLDEVIAALDPKPGDVIVDATFGAGGYTRAILDKGAQVHAFDRDPDAIANGAAMVDQYADRLTLHPYRFSQMVGALAEAGVARVDGVVMDIGVSSMQLDQAERGFAFSHDGPLDMRMSQTGESAADFLNTADADQIADVLYLYGEERQSRRVARAIVAARPLETTGDLARVVRKALGHKPHDKKDPATRSFQAVRIHVNGELDELEQGLVAAETLLSEGGRLAVVSFHSLEDRIVKRFLRDASSAPPASRHLPQVEAFVPAFTRVSKAIRPTEAEIARNPRARSSVLRHALRSAAPVREAA
- a CDS encoding peptidoglycan D,D-transpeptidase FtsI family protein, giving the protein MPQARVQLAGIRQNSLAQAKLRVLWIVLAFVFVAMMALVRIAFLGGSDRAVAATSLEDALLPDRGEIVDRNGVPLARAFPAYALWFNPEALGEDGSPLVRSPQTVAAELKAIFPDLDETRVAEQLASGKAGYLRRRVLPEEANRVQDIGELALEMPQENDRHYPQGSMAAHILGYVAADGHGRVGMEQVLDEQLSDPASRGIPVALSIDMRVQGALEDELRRGMKLVDAKGGAGIVLDVDTGEVMALASLPEFDPNKIDERGASLMFNRVTNQVYELGSTFKPLSVAAAIDAGVVRDLGAHWDASPVKVGRFAIKDSHYLGASLNVPSTLIHSSNTVTARIADKLGPEKLRQYMMDMGMAERPHIELPAKGFPIWPGDKWPRLRSMTVSFGHGIAVTPLHLASAYATMVNGGVWRPATLHKLKPGEAPEGRRVFKASTSARMNQILRATTIYGTGKNADAPGFRVGGKTGSAEKPGAGGYRRSTLVSTFAAAFPMDRPRYVVIAMLDEPQGTLASSFQRTAAWNAAPIVGRLVPRIGPMLGVRPDNTRDIDISDIKPLIPEANR
- a CDS encoding SDR family oxidoreductase, which produces MADRKAIFISGGGSGIGRAIAIRFGREGWFVGLGDIDAHGMAVTEDFLPGGYSYTHKLDVRDRAAWDDALNGFAMAAGGRIDVVVNNAGIPLGGALMENATDEIERCLDINLKGVLFGAQAAYPHLKKTAPGSCLLNTASAAGIYGTPGASVYSATKFGVRGITESLDGEWAADGIAVRSLCPSFIDTPLLDKNPNAGSNQDIRQRVTDAGLEITPVEDVAEAAWAAVHGDRLHTLVGKTAKRLGFASRWLPGKLRKQTRASARALG
- a CDS encoding cysteine synthase A; the protein is MTAIPLRADTLDLIGNTPLVRLAGPSEAAGCDIFGKCEFANPGASVKDRAALYIVRDAEARGELKPGGTVVEGTAGNTGIGIALVANALGYRTIIVMPDNQSKEKMDTLRALGAELVTVPPTKYSDANHFVHTSRRLAEETEGAIWANQFDNTANRKAHIEGTAKELWEQMEGRIDGFTCAAGTGGTIAGVGMGLKQFDETVTIALTDPHGAALYDYYAHGELKSEGSSVAEGIGQGRITGNLEGAPIDTQFRISDEEGLEWVRRLLREEGLCLGLSSGINVAGAVALGRQLKAQGHEDPRVATILCDTGFRYLSTLYNADWLRSKDLPVFDWLEGAA
- a CDS encoding Gldg family protein, translated to MGRNSVSRSRGAALALGAVLIACTACSASADADPAVEQVGEQMAQPRLGLMSTLPIYWNEAVEFSDLLNQDQGANWVRALLERDYALEPLDVLTPETLAPLDRLILAQPRALSPEENVALDDWVREGGRVILFADPMLTRHSEYRLGDPRRPHDVALLSPILARWGLELEMDTSQDDEERVVDAFGLSVPTRISGTFAARDAGGEAECALSDTRLMARCTIGKGGALLIADAAILDEDDHNAGQHAEDKASAEHSERQIREAALTGLLESGFEG
- a CDS encoding 2Fe-2S iron-sulfur cluster-binding protein, whose amino-acid sequence is MPKLIVTTREGETSEIDVADGLTVMEAIRDNGFDELLALCGGCCSCATCHVHIDPAFQDKLPAMSEDEDDLLESSDHRDANSRLGCQIPFTGDLDGLKVTIAAED